One genomic region from Conexibacter woesei Iso977N encodes:
- a CDS encoding DUF4082 domain-containing protein encodes MTNKVACENSQPGTPPVQWQTNGSGDPTIQGFATQMSVQPGETVHFKVKSSARFHFDILRLGYYGGDGARELADGLSPSAAQPQNQPACITTSSTGLVDCGNWAESASYTVPSNAVSGLYIAHLVRDDTGGDSQIMFVVRDDSSANRSDILVSTSDATWQAYNAYGGNSLYSCTVACPSGNPGGYKAAYQVSYNRPFDGTLVTDGGLSDPYYSEYQMIRFLEENGYNISYTSDVDVDRSGAPLLNHRVFLSSGHDEYWSGNMRANVEAARDAGVNLAFFSGNEVYWKTRYQPSGDGTNTPSRTLTAFKETHFETPPDGADSSIWTGSWMDPRFSPPEDGGRPQNALTGQLFTVNWGTSDITVPSTYRNLRFWRNTDVASLTNGDSLTLAAGTGVLGYEWDEDIDNGFRPKGSIQMSDTNVDSVQHFDDYGTNVNDDPAEHHLTLYRAPSGALVFGAGTVQWSWGLDDTNAWGQWSTRPNPTPTDRNMQQATVNLLADMGSQPATLLPGLTAATKSTDTTAPTSTLVTPAVNSSVSDSSVVTISGTATDTGGGIVAGVEVSTDNGATWHRADGTTSWTYAWTAHGVPSTTIKVRATDDSGNTEATGPSRSINVSCPCSLLSGVRPVTVDTQDDSSVEVGMKFRSDLGGEIRGVRFYKGPNNTGTHVGTLWGPDGSALASVTFANETSSGWQQALFSTAVPILANTTYTVSYLAPQGHYSSTEYGFYKPSPLGGQTLDAAPLHAIQATATTVNGFFAYGSGGILPTGTYHASNYFVDVVFATTTTPGTPGTPTATAGVGSANVTWAAPTTGGSPVNYTVTPYIGTTAQTALAASVTGNPLPTTTTVTGLTAGTSYTFKVTATNGSGTSAASAASNAVTPTALTAPGAPTGVTAVAKTGAAVVSWTAPANTGGTTISSYTVTPYIGTTAQTATVSSGSGTSVRVNGLTNGSAYTFKVKATNSVGTSADSAASAAVTPQITIFDGATPLEADSTDSNGVEVGVKFRSDSAGTITALRFYKGTALNNGTHIGNLWSATGTRLGTATFSSETSSGWQQASLTTPVSITAGTTYVASYYAPAGHYSDTPSAFGSFVDNPPLHALSAATSPNGVYSYGSSSTFPTQSWNNSDYGVDVVFAYPVVTTVPGATGTPTATAGNGSATVTWTAPTTGGAPSSYTVTPYIGTTAQTARAVTVNGSPPATNTVVAGLTGGTSYTFKVQASNSAGSGALSASSNAVTPTATSVPGTPTGVTATAAVGGASVTWTAPSNGGSAITSSTVTPYVGTTAQTAQVVTVSGTGTVANVTGLTTGTAYTFKVKATNAIGTGTESAASTAIKPAMTIFSSRTPSVTSVGNADPNPVELGVKFTSDVAGSITAIRFYKGTGNDGTHLGTLWSATGTRLATVTFSGETASGWQEQALSTPVAITAGTTYVVSYFAPQGNYAATDSAFTTRFDNAPLHAPATGTTPNGVYAYSAGSVFPTNTWNASDYGVDVVFAAQ; translated from the coding sequence CAGCCGGCCTGCATCACCACCAGCAGCACGGGCCTCGTCGACTGCGGCAACTGGGCGGAGTCGGCCTCCTACACCGTGCCCAGCAACGCCGTGTCCGGCCTGTACATCGCGCACCTGGTGCGCGACGACACCGGCGGCGACAGCCAGATCATGTTCGTCGTGCGCGACGACAGCAGCGCGAACAGGAGCGACATCCTGGTCTCGACCAGCGACGCCACCTGGCAGGCCTACAACGCCTACGGCGGCAACTCCCTGTACTCGTGCACGGTCGCGTGCCCGTCCGGCAACCCCGGCGGCTACAAGGCGGCCTACCAGGTCTCCTACAACCGCCCGTTCGACGGCACGCTGGTGACCGACGGTGGGCTTTCGGATCCGTATTACTCCGAGTACCAGATGATCCGGTTCCTGGAGGAGAACGGCTACAACATCTCCTACACGAGCGACGTCGACGTCGACCGCTCCGGGGCGCCGCTGCTCAACCACAGGGTGTTCCTGTCCTCCGGCCACGACGAGTACTGGTCGGGCAACATGCGCGCCAACGTCGAGGCGGCCCGCGACGCGGGCGTCAACCTCGCGTTCTTCAGCGGCAACGAGGTGTACTGGAAGACCCGGTACCAGCCCAGCGGCGACGGCACCAACACGCCGTCGCGCACGCTGACCGCCTTCAAGGAGACCCACTTCGAGACGCCGCCCGACGGCGCGGACTCCTCGATCTGGACCGGCAGCTGGATGGACCCGCGCTTCAGCCCGCCCGAGGACGGCGGCCGGCCGCAGAACGCGCTGACCGGCCAGCTGTTCACGGTCAACTGGGGCACGTCGGACATCACGGTCCCATCGACCTACAGGAACCTGCGGTTCTGGAGGAACACCGACGTCGCGAGCCTCACCAACGGTGACTCGCTGACGCTCGCGGCGGGCACGGGCGTGCTCGGATACGAGTGGGACGAGGACATCGACAACGGCTTCCGGCCCAAGGGCTCGATCCAGATGTCCGACACCAACGTCGACTCCGTCCAGCACTTCGACGACTACGGCACCAACGTCAACGACGACCCGGCCGAGCACCACCTGACGCTCTACCGCGCGCCGAGCGGCGCGCTGGTCTTCGGCGCCGGCACCGTGCAGTGGTCGTGGGGCCTGGACGACACCAACGCGTGGGGCCAATGGAGCACGCGGCCCAACCCGACGCCGACCGACCGCAACATGCAGCAGGCGACGGTCAACCTCCTGGCCGACATGGGCTCGCAGCCCGCGACGCTGCTGCCCGGCCTGACGGCGGCGACCAAGTCCACCGACACGACCGCGCCCACGTCGACGCTCGTGACCCCGGCGGTCAACTCGTCGGTGTCCGACAGCTCGGTCGTCACGATCTCCGGCACCGCCACCGACACCGGCGGCGGGATCGTCGCGGGCGTCGAGGTCTCGACCGACAACGGCGCGACCTGGCACCGGGCCGACGGGACCACCAGCTGGACCTACGCGTGGACGGCGCACGGCGTGCCGTCGACGACGATCAAGGTCCGGGCGACCGACGACAGCGGCAACACCGAGGCCACCGGCCCGAGCCGCTCGATCAACGTGTCCTGCCCGTGCTCGCTGCTCAGCGGCGTGAGGCCGGTGACCGTCGACACCCAGGACGACAGCTCGGTCGAGGTGGGGATGAAGTTCAGGTCCGACCTCGGCGGTGAGATCCGCGGCGTGCGCTTCTACAAGGGCCCCAACAACACCGGTACGCATGTCGGAACGCTCTGGGGCCCGGATGGCTCGGCGCTCGCGAGCGTGACGTTCGCCAACGAGACCTCGTCGGGCTGGCAGCAGGCGCTGTTCTCCACGGCGGTGCCGATCCTGGCCAACACGACCTACACGGTGTCCTACCTGGCACCCCAGGGTCACTACTCCTCGACGGAGTACGGCTTCTACAAGCCGTCGCCGCTGGGCGGGCAGACCCTCGACGCCGCGCCGCTGCACGCCATCCAGGCGACCGCGACGACGGTGAACGGCTTCTTCGCCTACGGCAGCGGCGGGATCCTCCCGACCGGGACCTACCACGCCTCGAACTACTTCGTGGACGTGGTGTTCGCGACCACGACGACCCCGGGCACGCCGGGGACGCCGACCGCGACCGCGGGCGTCGGCTCGGCCAACGTGACGTGGGCGGCGCCCACGACCGGCGGCTCGCCCGTCAACTACACGGTGACGCCGTACATCGGGACGACCGCGCAGACCGCGCTGGCCGCCTCGGTGACCGGCAACCCGCTGCCCACGACCACGACGGTCACGGGCCTCACCGCGGGCACGTCCTACACCTTCAAGGTGACGGCGACCAACGGCTCGGGCACCTCGGCCGCGTCGGCTGCGTCCAACGCGGTGACGCCGACGGCGCTGACCGCGCCAGGGGCGCCGACGGGGGTGACGGCGGTGGCCAAGACGGGCGCCGCGGTGGTCAGCTGGACCGCTCCGGCGAACACCGGCGGCACGACGATCAGCAGCTACACGGTGACGCCCTACATCGGGACGACCGCGCAGACCGCGACGGTCAGCTCCGGCTCGGGCACCTCGGTGAGGGTGAACGGGCTGACCAACGGCTCGGCCTACACCTTCAAGGTCAAGGCCACCAACTCGGTCGGCACGAGCGCTGACTCCGCGGCCTCGGCCGCGGTGACGCCGCAGATCACGATCTTCGACGGCGCCACGCCGCTCGAGGCCGACTCGACCGACAGCAACGGGGTCGAGGTCGGGGTGAAGTTCCGCTCCGACTCCGCCGGCACGATCACCGCCCTGCGCTTCTACAAGGGCACGGCGCTGAACAACGGGACCCACATCGGCAACCTGTGGTCGGCGACGGGCACCAGGCTCGGCACCGCGACGTTCAGCTCCGAGACGTCCTCCGGCTGGCAGCAGGCGAGCCTGACGACGCCGGTGTCGATCACGGCGGGGACGACGTACGTCGCCTCGTACTACGCACCGGCCGGCCACTACTCCGACACGCCGAGCGCGTTCGGCTCCTTCGTGGACAACCCGCCGCTGCACGCGCTGTCGGCGGCCACGAGCCCGAACGGGGTGTACTCCTACGGCTCGTCGAGCACGTTCCCGACGCAGTCCTGGAACAACTCGGACTACGGCGTGGACGTCGTGTTCGCCTACCCGGTCGTGACCACCGTGCCGGGCGCGACGGGCACGCCGACGGCGACCGCGGGCAACGGCTCGGCGACCGTCACCTGGACGGCGCCGACGACCGGCGGCGCGCCGTCGTCCTACACGGTCACGCCGTACATCGGCACGACCGCGCAGACGGCCAGGGCCGTGACCGTCAACGGCTCGCCGCCGGCGACCAACACGGTCGTCGCGGGCCTGACCGGGGGTACGTCCTACACCTTCAAGGTGCAGGCGTCGAACTCGGCGGGCTCGGGTGCGCTGTCGGCCTCGTCCAACGCAGTGACGCCGACGGCGACCAGCGTGCCGGGCACGCCGACGGGCGTCACGGCGACCGCGGCGGTCGGCGGGGCGAGCGTCACCTGGACCGCGCCCAGCAACGGCGGCAGCGCGATCACGAGCTCGACCGTCACGCCGTACGTCGGCACGACCGCGCAGACCGCGCAGGTCGTGACCGTGTCCGGCACCGGGACGGTCGCCAACGTGACCGGCCTGACCACCGGCACGGCCTACACCTTCAAGGTCAAGGCCACCAACGCGATCGGCACGGGCACCGAGTCGGCGGCATCGACGGCGATCAAGCCGGCGATGACGATCTTCAGCTCGCGCACGCCGTCGGTCACCTCGGTCGGCAACGCCGATCCCAACCCGGTCGAGCTGGGCGTGAAGTTCACGTCCGACGTCGCGGGGTCGATCACCGCGATCCGGTTCTACAAGGGCACCGGCAACGACGGCACGCATCTCGGCACCCTCTGGTCGGCGACCGGCACGAGGCTGGCGACCGTGACGTTCAGCGGTGAGACCGCGAGCGGCTGGCAGGAGCAGGCGCTCTCGACACCGGTGGCGATCACCGCCGGCACGACGTACGTGGTCTCGTACTTCGCGCCGCAGGGCAACTACGCGGCGACCGACAGCGCGTTCACGACGAGGTTCGACAACGCGCCGTTGCACGCTCCGGCCACGGGGACGACGCCGAACGGCGTGTACGCCTACTCGGCCGGCTCCGTGTTCCCGACCAACACCTGGAACGCAAGCGACTACGGCGTCGACGTCGTCTTCGCGGCGCAGTGA
- a CDS encoding right-handed parallel beta-helix repeat-containing protein produces the protein MTAPNHDVARRYAVRARAAAAAATALLATALAAGPAGAADVNATPSNFSSVFSAARAGDVIHLAAGDYGTFTGGSKSGPVTITGAGADMYANLGASQNLILDGLTIEGLATNGAKNLTIRNSTFTAATVIQTPTSTPNANILIDHNTFANINVCSTCYEGRLAVRGYQNTQPVGVTISNNTFGPNGDADGIQIVGGAYGVQIGPGNEFHDLLQVSQAHTDPIQLYGSTHTLITGNWLHGNATGIMAPDGSDHETITNNVIQTTSYPWPVVMGAAEGNVVSHNVFPGSGGTVEVDKSNAGDASSGNTVKDNVLANVANSTGGAPQGTTSDYNLASGGTRGSHDIKARPTFAGGSSPTSWAGYALAAGSTGTGKADDGTAMGIVPGAAGTPSNPGAAGTTPAPAPSPTASTSATTAPPAVAPAPLIGAGVSPLLAVKRSISHVRFTKRLRFALLVKRSASPVSRISFMVDGRWVATDRRAPFALSWKVPRTTRYGTHVLTVKAFAADGSVGTLSAKVRRVR, from the coding sequence ATGACTGCACCCAACCATGACGTCGCACGCCGGTACGCCGTCCGCGCTCGCGCCGCAGCCGCAGCCGCCACGGCCCTCCTCGCCACGGCGCTGGCCGCCGGGCCCGCCGGCGCCGCCGACGTCAACGCGACGCCGTCGAACTTCTCGTCGGTCTTCTCCGCCGCGAGGGCCGGCGACGTGATCCACCTCGCCGCCGGCGACTACGGCACGTTCACCGGCGGCTCGAAGTCCGGCCCCGTCACGATCACCGGCGCCGGCGCCGACATGTACGCCAATCTCGGCGCGTCGCAGAACCTGATCCTCGACGGCCTGACGATCGAGGGCCTCGCCACGAACGGCGCCAAGAACCTGACGATCCGCAACTCGACGTTCACGGCCGCGACCGTGATCCAGACGCCGACGTCGACGCCCAACGCCAACATCCTGATCGATCACAACACGTTCGCGAACATCAACGTGTGCTCGACGTGCTACGAGGGCCGCCTGGCGGTCCGCGGCTACCAGAACACGCAGCCGGTCGGGGTCACGATCTCCAACAACACCTTCGGCCCCAACGGCGACGCGGACGGCATCCAGATCGTCGGCGGCGCCTATGGCGTGCAGATCGGGCCGGGCAACGAGTTCCACGATCTCCTGCAGGTCAGCCAGGCCCACACCGACCCGATCCAGCTCTACGGGTCGACCCACACGCTGATCACCGGCAACTGGCTGCACGGCAACGCGACCGGGATCATGGCGCCGGACGGCTCCGACCACGAGACGATCACCAACAACGTGATCCAGACCACCAGCTACCCGTGGCCGGTCGTCATGGGCGCGGCCGAGGGCAACGTCGTCTCGCACAACGTGTTCCCCGGCTCCGGCGGGACCGTCGAGGTCGACAAGTCCAACGCCGGCGACGCGAGCTCGGGCAACACGGTCAAGGACAACGTCCTGGCCAACGTCGCCAACTCCACCGGCGGCGCGCCGCAGGGCACGACGTCGGACTACAACCTGGCGTCGGGCGGCACGCGCGGCAGCCACGACATCAAGGCCAGGCCGACCTTCGCGGGCGGCTCGAGCCCGACGTCGTGGGCCGGCTACGCGCTGGCCGCCGGCAGCACCGGCACCGGCAAGGCCGACGACGGCACCGCGATGGGCATCGTCCCCGGCGCGGCCGGGACGCCGAGCAACCCGGGCGCGGCCGGCACGACGCCGGCGCCGGCCCCGTCGCCGACCGCCTCGACCAGCGCGACGACCGCGCCGCCGGCCGTCGCGCCCGCCCCGCTGATCGGCGCCGGCGTCTCGCCCCTGCTGGCGGTCAAGCGCTCGATCTCGCACGTGCGCTTCACCAAGCGCCTGCGCTTCGCCCTGCTCGTCAAGCGCTCGGCGTCGCCGGTGTCGCGGATCTCGTTCATGGTCGACGGCCGCTGGGTCGCGACCGATCGCAGGGCGCCGTTCGCGCTCAGCTGGAAGGTCCCGCGGACCACGCGCTACGGCACGCACGTCCTGACGGTCAAGGCCTTCGCGGCCGACGGCAGCGTCGGCACGCTGTCGGCCAAGGTCCGCCGCGTCCGCTAG
- a CDS encoding Ig-like domain-containing protein, whose amino-acid sequence MSYVALRGGRRTSLRAITAALSSVIAVACASGAAHAADLNATTSNFSSVYNSAAGGDVIHLAAGDYGSWTPSSAKSSVVTITAQSGARAEMFPTIQIANIKLDGLTIDGGYLNGAKNTSIVNSTFTGMLRVDTPTSTPNANILIDHNTFAGINVCSTCYEGRLTVRGYQNTQPVGVTISNNTFGPNGDADGVQIIGGAYGVQVGPGNEFHGIAQVSQAHSDAIQLYGSSHTVITGNWLHDNATGIMAPDGSDHETITNNVISTTGYPWPIVMGAATGNIISHNVLPGSGGMVEVDKSNGGATSSGNVVKDNVLADVGSSTGGAPQGTSVDYNLISGGAMGSHDIKGSPTYAGGSSPTSWAGYALAAGSTGTGRADDGTAMGITGTDGTTGGGGGGGTTTPPADTTAPDTSISSGPTGTTNDNTPTYAFTATESGSTFQCKVDSGAWASCTSPKTLSTLADGSHTFSVRATDAAGNTDASPASAAFTVSTQVADTTAPETTIGSGPAGTTNDSTPAFAFTSSESGSTFGCKVDSGAWTSCTSPKTLSTLADGSHTFSVRAKDAAGNTDASPATRTFTIDTQAPATTIASGPEAMTLSGDASFAFSADDAGARFACSLDGGTWTACTSPATVGGLGIGQHTFAVRATDAAGNTEATGASRSWTVALPDVTPTPPSTEPPATDPGTSETPDPPAGDGSETPPVVIADPPAPSAGPTVTLSRPASGDRFTRTLSAAATTTGAIDHVEFWLDGTRIASDDTAPYAVSRWRVPRSVTAGAHTVVARAFATDGAVASSAVNVVRGSSRSATRATATSAGSWRIASKPTADRTALVGAGPASAGAKITVTRCADRTGRAVKSLRVKAGRTGAVTGSLIGQGFCILTLRSV is encoded by the coding sequence ATGTCCTACGTTGCCCTCCGGGGTGGCCGCCGCACGTCGTTGCGCGCCATCACCGCAGCGCTTTCGTCCGTCATCGCCGTCGCCTGCGCGTCGGGAGCCGCGCATGCGGCAGACCTCAACGCCACCACGTCGAACTTCTCGAGCGTCTACAACTCGGCGGCCGGCGGAGACGTCATCCACCTCGCCGCGGGCGACTACGGCTCGTGGACGCCGTCCAGTGCCAAGTCCTCGGTGGTCACGATCACGGCGCAGTCCGGCGCGAGGGCCGAGATGTTCCCGACGATCCAGATCGCGAACATCAAGCTCGACGGGCTGACGATCGACGGCGGCTACCTCAACGGCGCCAAGAACACGTCGATCGTCAACTCGACGTTCACGGGCATGCTGCGCGTCGACACGCCGACCTCGACGCCGAACGCCAACATCTTGATCGATCACAACACGTTCGCGGGCATCAACGTGTGCTCGACGTGCTACGAGGGCCGCCTGACCGTGCGCGGCTACCAGAACACGCAGCCGGTCGGGGTCACGATCTCCAACAACACGTTCGGCCCCAACGGCGACGCCGACGGCGTCCAGATCATCGGCGGCGCCTACGGCGTCCAGGTCGGGCCGGGCAACGAGTTCCACGGCATCGCCCAGGTCAGCCAGGCGCACTCCGACGCGATCCAGCTCTACGGCTCGTCGCACACGGTGATCACCGGCAACTGGCTGCACGACAACGCCACCGGGATCATGGCCCCCGACGGCTCCGACCACGAGACGATCACCAACAACGTGATCTCGACGACCGGCTACCCGTGGCCGATCGTGATGGGCGCGGCGACCGGGAACATCATCTCCCACAACGTCCTGCCCGGCAGCGGCGGCATGGTCGAGGTCGACAAGTCCAACGGCGGCGCGACGAGCTCGGGCAACGTCGTCAAGGACAACGTCCTGGCCGACGTCGGCAGCTCCACCGGCGGCGCGCCGCAGGGCACGAGCGTGGACTACAACCTGATCTCCGGCGGCGCGATGGGCAGCCACGACATCAAGGGCAGCCCGACCTACGCCGGCGGGTCCAGCCCGACGTCGTGGGCCGGCTACGCGCTGGCCGCCGGCAGCACCGGCACCGGCAGGGCCGACGACGGCACCGCGATGGGCATCACGGGCACGGACGGCACCACGGGCGGCGGTGGCGGCGGCGGCACGACGACGCCCCCGGCCGACACGACCGCGCCGGACACGTCGATCAGCTCGGGCCCGACCGGCACGACCAACGACAACACGCCGACGTACGCGTTCACCGCGACCGAGTCCGGCTCGACGTTCCAGTGCAAGGTCGACAGCGGCGCCTGGGCGTCGTGCACCAGCCCGAAGACGCTGAGCACGCTGGCCGACGGCAGCCACACGTTCTCGGTCCGCGCGACCGACGCCGCGGGCAACACCGACGCCTCGCCCGCGAGCGCGGCGTTCACGGTGAGCACGCAGGTCGCCGACACCACGGCGCCCGAGACGACGATCGGCTCGGGCCCGGCCGGCACGACCAACGACAGCACGCCCGCGTTCGCGTTCACCTCCAGCGAGTCCGGCTCGACGTTCGGGTGCAAGGTCGACAGCGGCGCCTGGACGTCCTGCACCAGCCCGAAGACGCTGAGCACGCTGGCCGACGGCAGCCACACGTTCAGCGTGCGCGCCAAGGACGCGGCCGGCAACACCGACGCGTCGCCCGCGACGCGGACGTTCACGATCGACACGCAGGCGCCGGCGACGACGATCGCGTCCGGCCCGGAGGCGATGACGCTGAGCGGTGACGCGAGCTTCGCGTTCTCGGCCGATGACGCCGGCGCGCGGTTCGCGTGCTCGCTGGACGGCGGGACCTGGACGGCGTGCACGTCGCCGGCGACCGTCGGCGGCCTGGGCATCGGCCAGCACACGTTCGCCGTCCGCGCGACCGACGCGGCCGGCAACACGGAGGCGACCGGCGCCAGCCGCAGCTGGACGGTCGCGCTGCCGGACGTCACGCCGACGCCGCCCTCGACGGAGCCCCCGGCGACCGACCCCGGCACGTCCGAGACGCCCGACCCGCCGGCCGGCGACGGCAGCGAGACGCCGCCGGTCGTCATCGCCGACCCGCCCGCGCCGAGCGCCGGGCCGACGGTCACGCTGAGCCGCCCGGCCTCGGGCGACCGCTTCACCCGTACGCTGTCGGCGGCCGCGACGACGACCGGCGCGATCGACCACGTCGAGTTCTGGCTCGACGGCACGAGGATCGCCAGCGACGACACGGCGCCGTACGCCGTCAGCCGCTGGCGCGTCCCGCGGTCGGTGACCGCCGGCGCGCACACGGTCGTCGCCCGCGCGTTCGCGACCGACGGCGCCGTCGCCTCCAGCGCGGTCAACGTCGTGCGCGGGTCGTCGCGGTCCGCCACCCGCGCGACGGCGACGAGCGCCGGCAGCTGGCGCATCGCGTCGAAGCCGACGGCCGACCGCACGGCGCTGGTCGGCGCCGGCCCGGCCTCGGCGGGCGCGAAGATCACGGTCACGCGCTGCGCCGACCGCACCGGCAGGGCCGTGAAGTCCCTGCGCGTGAAGGCCGGCAGGACCGGCGCCGTCACGGGCTCTCTGATCGGTCAGGGTTTCTGCATTTTGACCCTGCGGTCCGTCTGA
- a CDS encoding right-handed parallel beta-helix repeat-containing protein translates to MPLRLRPLLALVAVAATAAGGAALSGCGGVSAADPSAAETPATPDNLADVYRKARGGAVIRLAPGDYGTFSGGRKSSPVTVRGPVSGVATMKLQLQGEQQVVIDHVTIPDAYLNAVRDVTIRRSSFTGMTRVDAFERDAGILFTHDQFHAVDPCEKCYEGRLTIRGDGHPDGRPVGVTIRDNRFGPGGTADGIQIIGTAEAVRIGPGNRFAGLGQSQAQGSPHTDPIQLYGSTRTVITGNWMSGNATGIMAPDGSSGEIITNNVIQTTGYPWPIVMGGAHRNTIVHNTLPGGGSIEVDRSNNGDPSSEVVVQDNTARAVVNARGGVPTGVDQDYNLLVSGARGPHDVRGRPRFKGGSKPTSYAGYRLARSSAGHGRGTGGTNIGIAG, encoded by the coding sequence GTGCCCCTCCGCCTCCGCCCCCTGCTCGCCCTCGTCGCGGTCGCCGCGACCGCCGCCGGCGGCGCCGCGCTCTCGGGCTGTGGCGGCGTCTCCGCCGCCGACCCGTCGGCCGCCGAGACGCCCGCGACGCCGGACAACCTCGCCGACGTCTACAGGAAGGCCAGGGGCGGCGCGGTCATCCGCCTCGCGCCCGGCGACTACGGCACGTTCAGCGGCGGCAGGAAGTCCAGCCCGGTCACCGTCCGCGGACCGGTGAGCGGTGTCGCGACGATGAAGCTGCAGCTGCAGGGCGAGCAACAGGTCGTCATCGACCACGTGACGATCCCCGACGCCTACCTCAACGCGGTCCGCGACGTCACGATCCGCCGCTCGTCGTTCACGGGCATGACGCGCGTCGACGCGTTCGAGCGCGACGCCGGCATCCTCTTCACGCACGACCAGTTCCACGCGGTCGACCCCTGTGAGAAGTGCTACGAGGGCCGGCTGACGATCCGCGGCGACGGCCACCCCGACGGCCGCCCGGTCGGCGTGACGATCCGCGACAACCGCTTCGGACCGGGCGGGACCGCCGACGGCATCCAGATCATCGGCACCGCCGAGGCCGTCAGGATCGGCCCCGGCAACCGCTTCGCCGGGCTCGGCCAGAGCCAGGCCCAGGGCTCGCCGCACACCGACCCGATCCAGTTGTACGGCTCGACCCGCACGGTCATCACCGGCAACTGGATGAGCGGCAACGCCACCGGGATCATGGCGCCCGACGGCTCCAGCGGCGAGATCATCACCAACAACGTGATCCAGACGACCGGCTACCCGTGGCCGATCGTGATGGGCGGCGCACACAGGAACACGATCGTGCACAACACGCTCCCGGGCGGCGGGTCGATCGAGGTCGACCGGTCCAACAACGGCGACCCGAGCAGCGAGGTCGTCGTCCAGGACAACACGGCCCGCGCGGTCGTCAACGCCAGGGGCGGCGTGCCGACCGGCGTCGACCAGGACTACAACCTGCTCGTCAGCGGCGCCCGCGGGCCCCACGACGTGCGCGGGCGACCGCGCTTCAAGGGCGGCTCCAAGCCCACGAGCTACGCCGGCTACCGGCTGGCGCGCTCCAGCGCGGGACACGGTCGCGGCACCGGCGGCACCAACATCGGCATCGCCGGCTAG
- a CDS encoding glycosyltransferase family 4 protein translates to MTTVAVAFPGDPRHPTTWSGTPSGVVRGMEAAGATVRSLDADPHPAVNALAMHALSLARLHRSDRSAGLVTAVKNSRRSARLSPELGRLQTRAARRRVRTLGPVEGIVQIGTGYAVAADAPVVTFEDMTVAQVLAAPYPAWKGLPASAIQARLDAQRRAYERATACCTTTGWVAESIVRDYGIPAEKVHVVGVGRNREALDAPRDWSVPRFLFVGVEWERKNGDGVLRAFNRLRADVPEAELDLVGRHPDVSAVPGVTGHGVLALDDPAQQAELMALNARATVFVMPSHQEASALAYTEAGAGGLPSIGSTVGGSAELIGDGGLVVDPADDDALLEAMRTLCDPVTAQRLGALARVQADKYTWPAVGSRLLRAIGPQTADVDALAAFL, encoded by the coding sequence ATGACGACCGTCGCCGTCGCGTTCCCCGGGGACCCGCGCCACCCGACGACCTGGTCGGGCACGCCGTCGGGCGTCGTGCGCGGGATGGAGGCCGCGGGCGCCACCGTGCGCTCGCTGGACGCCGACCCGCACCCGGCGGTCAACGCGCTGGCGATGCACGCGCTGTCGCTCGCGCGCCTGCACCGCAGCGACCGCTCGGCCGGTCTCGTCACCGCCGTCAAGAACAGCCGCCGCTCGGCGCGGCTGAGCCCGGAGCTCGGGCGCCTGCAGACGCGCGCCGCGCGCCGCCGCGTCCGGACGCTCGGCCCGGTCGAGGGGATCGTCCAGATCGGGACCGGCTACGCGGTCGCCGCCGACGCGCCGGTCGTGACGTTCGAGGACATGACGGTGGCCCAGGTCCTCGCTGCGCCGTACCCCGCGTGGAAGGGCCTGCCCGCGAGCGCGATCCAAGCGCGGCTGGACGCGCAGCGCCGCGCCTACGAGCGCGCGACCGCGTGCTGCACGACGACCGGCTGGGTCGCCGAGTCGATCGTGCGCGACTACGGGATCCCGGCCGAGAAGGTCCATGTCGTCGGGGTCGGCCGCAACCGCGAGGCGCTGGACGCGCCGCGCGACTGGTCGGTCCCGCGCTTCCTGTTCGTCGGCGTCGAGTGGGAGCGCAAGAACGGCGACGGCGTCCTGCGCGCGTTCAACCGCCTGCGCGCCGACGTGCCCGAGGCCGAGCTGGACCTCGTCGGCCGCCACCCGGACGTGAGCGCCGTGCCCGGCGTCACCGGCCACGGCGTGCTCGCGCTCGACGACCCGGCCCAGCAGGCCGAGTTGATGGCCTTGAACGCGCGCGCCACCGTCTTCGTGATGCCGTCACACCAGGAGGCCTCGGCGCTGGCCTACACCGAGGCGGGCGCGGGCGGGCTGCCGAGCATCGGCTCGACCGTCGGCGGCTCGGCGGAGCTGATCGGCGACGGCGGCCTCGTGGTCGACCCCGCCGACGACGACGCGCTGCTCGAGGCGATGCGCACCCTCTGCGATCCCGTCACCGCTCAGCGCCTCGGCGCGCTCGCGCGCGTCCAGGCGGACAAGTACACGTGGCCGGCGGTCGGGAGCCGGCTGCTGCGGGCGATCGGCCCGCAGACCGCCGACGTCGACGCGCTCGCGGCGTTCCTGTAG